In Stegostoma tigrinum isolate sSteTig4 chromosome 12, sSteTig4.hap1, whole genome shotgun sequence, the following proteins share a genomic window:
- the hao2 gene encoding hydroxyacid oxidase 2 isoform X2, whose product MSLVCLSDFEVYAKEHLPKTTWDYYAAGADECCTRDDNLMAYKRIRLRPRMLRDVSVTDTRVTIQGMEINFPIGIAPTAFHCMAWHDGEMSTARAAEAMNTCYIASTYSTCSVEEISAAAPNGFRWFQLYVYRNRKLSEQLVHRVEAHGYRAIVLTVDVPYTGKRRNDIRNNFKLPPHLKVKNFDGILEDHSEAELYGVPANSLDPSICWKDICWLQSLTRLPIIIKGILTKEDAELAVEHGVQGIIVSNHGGRQLDGGPATIDALSEIVDTVQGRIEVYLDGGIRTGSDVLKALAIGAKCVFIGRPVVWGLVYKGEEGVKEILQILNDEFRLSMALAGCRNISEINRNLVQFSKL is encoded by the exons ATGTCTTTGGTATGTTTGTCTGACTTTGAGGTGTATGCTAAAGAACATTTACCTAAAACAACCTGGGATTACTACGCTGCTGGGGCAGATGAATGCTGTACGAGAGATGACAATCTGATGGCATATAAAAG AATCCGCCTGCGTCCACGAATGCTAAGGGATGTCTCCGTAACAGATACAAGGGTAACCATCCAGGGAATGGAGATCAATTTTCCCATAGGAATCGCACCTACTGCTTTCCACTGCATGGCATGGCATGATGGGGAGATGAGTACAGCCCGTG CTGCTGAAGCCATGAACACATGTTACATTGCAAGCACATACTCCACCTGTTCTGTGGAAGAGATTTCAGCAGCAGCACCTAATGGATTTCGATGGTTTCAGCTTTATGTCTATCGCAACCGTAAGCTCTCAGAGCAGCTAGTACATCGCGTGGAAGCACATGGGTACAGGGCCATCGTTCTGACTGTGGATGTCCCTTATACTGGCAAACGGAGAAATGATATCAGAAACAACTTTAAGCTACCACCTCACCTCAAAGTCAAAAACTTTGATGGCATTCTTGAG GATCATAGTGAAGCAGAACTATATGGAGTACCAGCCAATTCTCTGGATCCGTCAATCTGTTGGAAAGATATCTGCTGGCTTCAGTCGTTAACTCGTCTGCCTATAATTATTAAGGGCATTCTAACCAAGGAAGACGCAGAACTGGCAGTGGAACATGGTGTCCAAGGTATCATAGTGTCAAACCATGGAGGCAGGCAGCTTGATGGAGGCCCAGCTACG ATAGATGCCCTATCAGAAATTGTGGATACAGTCCAAGGAAGAATTGAGGTTTATTTGGATGGCGGAATCCGTACAGGAAGTGATGTGCTCAAGGCTTTAGCTATTGGAGCCAAGTGTGTATTCATTGGTCGGCCTGTGGTTTGGGGTCTTGTCTACAAG GGAGAAGAGGGAGTCAAAGAAATTTTGCAGATTTTGAATGATGAATTTCGTTTATCAATGGCTTTGGCTG GTTGCAGAAATATTTCTGAGATCAACAGGAACCTTGTTCAATTCTCCAAGCTTTAG
- the hao2 gene encoding hydroxyacid oxidase 2 isoform X1 yields the protein MQQQLLLTQTDVTSLCDPEMSLVCLSDFEVYAKEHLPKTTWDYYAAGADECCTRDDNLMAYKRIRLRPRMLRDVSVTDTRVTIQGMEINFPIGIAPTAFHCMAWHDGEMSTARAAEAMNTCYIASTYSTCSVEEISAAAPNGFRWFQLYVYRNRKLSEQLVHRVEAHGYRAIVLTVDVPYTGKRRNDIRNNFKLPPHLKVKNFDGILEDHSEAELYGVPANSLDPSICWKDICWLQSLTRLPIIIKGILTKEDAELAVEHGVQGIIVSNHGGRQLDGGPATIDALSEIVDTVQGRIEVYLDGGIRTGSDVLKALAIGAKCVFIGRPVVWGLVYKGEEGVKEILQILNDEFRLSMALAGCRNISEINRNLVQFSKL from the exons ATCTTTGTGTGACCCAGAGATGTCTTTGGTATGTTTGTCTGACTTTGAGGTGTATGCTAAAGAACATTTACCTAAAACAACCTGGGATTACTACGCTGCTGGGGCAGATGAATGCTGTACGAGAGATGACAATCTGATGGCATATAAAAG AATCCGCCTGCGTCCACGAATGCTAAGGGATGTCTCCGTAACAGATACAAGGGTAACCATCCAGGGAATGGAGATCAATTTTCCCATAGGAATCGCACCTACTGCTTTCCACTGCATGGCATGGCATGATGGGGAGATGAGTACAGCCCGTG CTGCTGAAGCCATGAACACATGTTACATTGCAAGCACATACTCCACCTGTTCTGTGGAAGAGATTTCAGCAGCAGCACCTAATGGATTTCGATGGTTTCAGCTTTATGTCTATCGCAACCGTAAGCTCTCAGAGCAGCTAGTACATCGCGTGGAAGCACATGGGTACAGGGCCATCGTTCTGACTGTGGATGTCCCTTATACTGGCAAACGGAGAAATGATATCAGAAACAACTTTAAGCTACCACCTCACCTCAAAGTCAAAAACTTTGATGGCATTCTTGAG GATCATAGTGAAGCAGAACTATATGGAGTACCAGCCAATTCTCTGGATCCGTCAATCTGTTGGAAAGATATCTGCTGGCTTCAGTCGTTAACTCGTCTGCCTATAATTATTAAGGGCATTCTAACCAAGGAAGACGCAGAACTGGCAGTGGAACATGGTGTCCAAGGTATCATAGTGTCAAACCATGGAGGCAGGCAGCTTGATGGAGGCCCAGCTACG ATAGATGCCCTATCAGAAATTGTGGATACAGTCCAAGGAAGAATTGAGGTTTATTTGGATGGCGGAATCCGTACAGGAAGTGATGTGCTCAAGGCTTTAGCTATTGGAGCCAAGTGTGTATTCATTGGTCGGCCTGTGGTTTGGGGTCTTGTCTACAAG GGAGAAGAGGGAGTCAAAGAAATTTTGCAGATTTTGAATGATGAATTTCGTTTATCAATGGCTTTGGCTG GTTGCAGAAATATTTCTGAGATCAACAGGAACCTTGTTCAATTCTCCAAGCTTTAG